The following nucleotide sequence is from Psychroserpens sp. Hel_I_66.
ATAGTGTATCTGGCACATTTCAGAATACAATACCTAATCTACAAACGATTTATGTAAAAGTTGAGAACGACAATCAATGCTACTCCATTTCTACAGCCGACTTGGCGGTTTTGTACACGCCACTTTTATCAGAGGATGAGACGTTTACGTATTGCTTAAACAGTTTCCCAGAAACGATTACTTTGTTTGGAGGTGTTCTCAACGATGCACCAAATAATTATTATTACGAATGGTTATTTAATGGCGTCTCTACGGAAGTCAATACGACCTTTAACGATATCAATGAAGTTGGTGTTTACACAGTTATCGTTACAGATCCCAACGGTTGCTCATCAAGTAGAACCATTACTGTGTTGCCTTCAAGTGATCCCGTTATTGAAGATGTGCTCATTTCTGAAGGCACCCAAAATAATACGGTCACTATAATTGCTTCTGGAGATGGGGAGTTTGAATATGCTGTTGATAATCCTGATGGTGCTTTTCAAATAAGCAATACGTTTACCAATGTATCTCCGGGATTTCACACGATTTTTGTTCGTGATATAAACGGTTGTGGGATTTCAGAAAAATTGATCTCAGTATTGGGATTCCCTAAATTTTTTACTCCAAATGGAGATCCATTTCATGAGCGCTGGCAAATTTATGGGGTCAATTCTCAATTTAATCAGGGTACAAACATTCAAATTTTTAATCGCTACGGAAAATTGCTCACCCAGTTCACAAATGAAAGTGCTGGTTGGGATGGGACTTTAAATGGTCAACCATTGCCTAGTGATGATTACTGGTTCTTGGCTACTTTTTTGGATGGCAGGACGTTTACAGGTCACTTTTCTTTGAGACGTTAAAGCATTTTTAATGCAGATCAATAGAAATCCATAAAAAGTGATTTCACTTTAATTTTAAAAAAATCAATCTTCATAGAAATCGCTGTCAAAAAGTTTAGTTAATTCTCTATATTTATGCTTATGAGGCATTTATATATAGCGTTAATTATAAACTTTGCAGTCTTTGCTCAGAGCAAAACTCATATTATAGATAATGATGAGTCTTTAAATTTTACCGCTATAGATCAAGAACTCGAAAACCAATGGGTATCTTCAATCACTCAAGACCAAGATGGTTTTATATGGTTTGCGACTCAAGATGGTCTTTATAAATATGATGGTTATCGCTTTTTCTCATATCGTTACGATCCTTATGACCCAAGCTCACTGCCTGCCAATTGGGTACGACACTTAAGCCAAGATAAAAATGGAACATTTTGGCTATCCACTCAAGGTGAAGGCTTAGTGAGATTTAATCAAGAGAAAAATAGTTTTAAAAAAATCAAATCAAATACTATTGACGGAATTAAGAGCAGTGTAGTTTTTATAACGCTGCCGATGTCTAATAATGCCCTATGGGTTATAGGAGATAATGGTATTTATAGAAAACCAGCGAATGATACGGTATTTAAAAAAATAAAATCTCATTTTGATAACGTATTCATTTCTGAAACTAAAGACAGAAAAGAAATAGTTTACATTGATAATGTCATCTACGAATATAGTATAAATGAAAAAAAATTAAAGCCTATACATGAAGGAGTTTCAATAAACAGACTACTGGTAAATTCAAAAAATGAATTAGTTTACAGGAATGAAGGGACTGTATACATTAACAATTTAAAGAACGAGCCACGTGCAATCGATATTCCAGAGCACATATGGTTTATCTCTAATATACAGAACAACAAATGTGTTTTTGTGAGCGAAAAACATATGTATAGTTATGACTTCAATACAGATACCCTAAAAGTTTTAAATTATGACAGCACTAAAATCCATAGCGCTGAGATCAATAATCTTTACCTTGATAGTCAAGATATAATTTGGATTGCTACACGCACTGGTGTTTTTAAAGAGAATAAAGCAGGCAATGTGTTTTTAAATACAATAGATGTTCATGCAAGGCGAATAATTGAAGATAAAGACAAACTTTACATAGGAGGCATTGAAGGGCTTCATTGCTATTCTAAAATTGATAAAACCTACAAAACCTTAATAGCCAAAACACCAATATTTTCTGTTTTAAAAACAGAGGATGGTATTTGGGCTGGTGACATGTATGGCAAAGTTTATTTTTTAGATAAAAACCATAAGGTGAGCTCGTACCCATTAGAAAAAAATTCCAACACATTTCTTAAATTGTATGGAATCGTAGAAGACCGTAATGGCTTTATTTGGGTAAGTTCTTGGGAAGGCATCTATCTTCTTAACAAAAAGGGAGAAATCCTAGAACGCTATAAGTTAAACACAAATGAAAATAATAAAGACCTCAAAGCCATACAGCTCCATTTAGACAAATCAGGTAATCTTTGGGTATTAACTATAGGCAATGGTTTATTCGTCATTCCTAAAATAGCAGAAGTGAGTGGAAAACAACGCACTCTTGATTACAAACAATATACACATGTTAAGGGGAAATTAAATTCATTGAATTCCAATGTTCTTTATGAAATACATGAAGATTTCAATGGCACGATTTGGATAGGCTCAGACTTTGGCATTAACAAGTACAATCTTGAAACCGATAATTTTGAGATCTTAAAAACAAGGCACCATGATTTTGACAAAAAAGTAATGGCCATAAAAACAGATTCTAACAATTTGCTCTGGATCAGTACTATTAGAGACGGTATATTTATTTATGACAAAGAGAAAAAAAGTCTCATCAATTTAAGAGAAACAGATGGTTTAAATTCCAATGCTTGTTTATTCACTTCTAGCCACTATAATGGGAAAGAACTCTACTTCGGCACCGAAAATGGCATACAAATCATCAACCCAAATAATCTAATAACTCCAAATATTGATAAAATTCCTGTGATTACCAATTTTACAGTTTTAGGTGAGGAGTCTTTTAAACAAAAAGCATCTATTTTAAATAACCAAACTATTAAACTAAATCATAAACAGACAGATATTTCAGTAGACTTTTCACTTCATGACTATCGCTTTCCAGAGAAAATAAACTATTACTACATCCTTGAAAATAGTCATGATGATTGGCGCAAAGCGTCCAACAACAGAGTAAGCTACACTAATCTAGAACCTGGTGAGTATAATTTTTTGATTAAAGCTTCATATCAATCAGAAGTAGAAACGCCTACCGCTAAATTAGAGTTGATTATTTCATCACCTTGGTATAAAACTACCCTAGCCTACATTTTGTTTTCAACCCTTTTTATCTCTTTAGTTTATCTTTTTCTTCACCTTAGACTAAAGCAAAAAATGACCTTAGACAGGTTGGAGATTGCTAAAGAGATGGATCGTATAAAATCCAATTTATTTACAAATATCTCTCATGAACTAAGAACACCATTAACATTGATATCTGGACCAATAGAGCATCAATTATCTAAAAAAAATCTAGATTCCGAAGATCGAAAAGAGCTCAATCTCGTTAAACAAAATGCCAATAGGTTGCTTAATCTCGTCAACCAGATGTTAGATTTATCTCTAATAGATTCTGGTCAATTGAGATTATTTGTTGAAGAAGGAAATCTAAACATGCTACTAAACCAAATTGTTGATGCCTTTCAATACAAAGCAGACGAGAAACAAATTCGTATAATTAGCCAAATCCAAAACTTGTCTAAAGTTTGGTATGATGTTGATTTGATTGAAAAAATCACCTCTAATCTTTTGTCCAATGCCATCAAATATGCTCCAGAAAATACCGAAATCCTACTAGACGCTAATGATCTGGACAACATCTTGGTGCTCTCCATAATTAACGTTAACACCTCTATTTCACAAAAGGATTTTGAAAAACTATTCCAGCGGTTTTACCAAGATAATGAAGCTTCTGAAGGGGTAGGCGTTGGTTTAGCGCTCGTTAAAGAACTTGTAAATCTATCCAAGGGAAACATTACAGCCAACACATTAGAACATGACAAAGTTCAATTTACTGTAAGTCTGCCAATTAGTAAAAATGCTTTCAATGCTTCGGAAATTAAAACAGAAACCCCACATATCCCATCCATTGAACAATTGGACTTAAAAGAAAAAATAAAGACAGATAAACCACTTTTACTTATTGCTGAAGACGATAAAGATATACGAACATTTGTAGTTTCTATGTTTAAGGAAGATTATAAGATCATAGAAGCAGAAAACGGAAAAACCGGTATTGATCTGGCTTTACAATATATTCCAGATATTATCATTAGTGACATCATGATGCCTGTTCAGGATGGAATTGAATTATGTAATTTTTTAAAATACAATGAACTCACCAGCCATATCCCAATTATATTATTAACTGCAAAAGTTGGAGAAACCAATGAAATTGTAGGATTAAAAACTGGAGCAGATGCTTATATCACAAAACCCTTTAACAGAGAAAAACTGATTTTAAGAGTTGAGAAACTTATAGAAAATAGACAAAAACTTCAATTATACTTTAGTAAGGATTTCACAATACACCCAGAATTACCAATAACCTCTACAGAAAAAGACTTTCTAAAAAGACTCAAAATAGTCTTAGATAATAAAATTACAGATCCAGATTTCACAAGCGAGGCCTTTGCAGACGCTATGCTCATGAGTCGTACACAACTTCATAGAAAATTAAAGGCGATTGTTGGAATGACAACTTCAGAATTTTTAAGAAACCAGCGTTTAAAATTAGCAATCGAACTCCTTAAAAAATCTGATGCTACAGTTTCGGAAATTGCATATCAAGTAGGTTTTAATACACCGTCCTATTTTATTAAATGCTTTAAAAGCATGTATAACTGCACACCTAGTGAATATATTTCAGAATAAATTATTTTTTTAAATTAATTGTAAATCAATTAATTAATACCAATAATTCAATCATGTTACATATGTTACATGGTTTGAAACATATCTTCTATCTCTTCTTACCATTACTATATAGTTTTACACTTAGAATAATCCCACAGCGTATTTTAAGATGGATGAAGTTCCAAAATATACAAATGAAAAGATATACCTAAGTATCGATCATTTAAAAAAAGGAACATATAATCTCAACATCTTATTAAAGAATAAAATTATTAAAACGATAGAATTTATCAAACGATAGTAAAGATGCTATTAATCAGTTGAGATATAGGGAACCGATAATTAAAAACGTGGAGTTTGCATTGGTTTCCTATTCTTTTTAAAAATCAAATTTATGAAATCAAAAATTTTACTCTTTGCTTTACTACTAAGCTTAATAACCTATTCTCAAAATGGGATTAATTACAAAGCGGTCATTAAAGATGATCTTGGTAATGTCCTTGATAATACGTTTATGAATATCCAATTCACGATACACCAAACCAGTGCCACTGGAACCATAGTTTACCAAGAAGCTTTTAATTATACTTCAGACTCAAATGGTATAGTGATATTAAATATTGGAACAAATCCGTCTCCAACAGTAGGCATATTTGAAACTATAAATTGGAAAGCAGATATTCATTTTCTACAAACTACCATCACTTATAGTGGTGGAACTTTAGATTTTGACGCCACTCAATTTATGGCAGTGCCTTATGCCTTAAGTGCTGGCAATGTAAGTGGTCTAGAAAAAATAACTGAAAACGGGAATGAAGGCTGGAGATTGATAAACAGTGACCCAACTAGCTATAATGATATTGGTGATGGGGCTGTCAATTTAAGTGTCTCGAATTCAAGTTCTAATCCTACTGGAGCGTCTGGTTTTGCGTCTTTTACAAGTGGATATAATACTGAAGCTACCGGTTCCTACTCCACTGCAATGGGAGAGAGCACTATAGCTAGTGGATTTGCTTCAACTATAGTAGGAAAATTTAATGTAGATAACCCTAGTACAATTTTTGCGGTAGGTAATGGTAGTTTTGGCGCAGGAACACCTATTCGTGAAAATGCATTAACTCTTAATTCAGGTGCTGGAAATGCAATCGATTTTATTATTGGAAACTCCCAAATTGATGACGATGATACAACAGAAAACGATAATATCAAATTCTTTTTTAGCGGACAATATGGTGCTTTAAGGGCAGGTCGTGTTTCAAACGAAACTGGAGATGAATGGAATCTTGATAACATCGGCTTTTTTTCTACTGCATTCGGTAATGGCACAATGGCATTTGGTAGTAGTTCTTTTGCAAGTGGAAGAAATACAATCGCTAATGGCTTTTCATCAACAGCAATGGGAAATGGCACTATCGCCTCATCTTCAACTGCAATGGCTGTTGGAAATTATAATACTGATGTTGCTGATGCTCAATTTCTTATAGGAAATGGCAATAATGATGGCAATCGCAGTAACGCACTCACAGTTCTTAAAAATGGTACGATCATCGCTCCTAGTTTCGATTTAGCAGAAATTTTAGATGATAAGGCACTCATCACCAAAGAGTATGCTGATACAAATTTAGAATCGTCAGGCGTAGAACAGTATACAGATAACGAAGGTAGAACAGGTTGGCAGTTGATTGGCTTAACTCAAAGTCAATCTATAGGCACTAATGCTATTGATCTTAGCCAATCAACTATTGCATCTCCTGCAACTGGTGCACTGGGTACACAATCATTTGCTGTAGGTAGAAACACAGTGGCATCTGGAAATTATTCTACAGCTTTGGGAGATAATACGAACGCACCTTCATACCGAGAAACTGTAATTGGTACAAATAATACTAATTACACTCCTGTAGGTATTACGAACTGGAACAGTAATGACCGATTATTTGTTATTGGTAATGGGTTTTCTGACACAAGTAAAAATGACGCTTTAGTCGTATTAAAAAATGGCACCATAACCGCTCCTTCCCTTGATATGGCAGAAATAAATACTGCAGGAGATAACGCTTTAATCACTAAAGAATATGCAGATTCTAACTATTTAAGCAGCTCTACAGATTACATAAGCAGTTCTTCAAATTTAGTACCTCTAGCCTATGGGATCATAGAATCAAATGCCAATGTACTCAATGGCACAGGTAATTTCTCAGCCACTATAAGTAGTAATGTGATCACAATTAGTATTGATGATGAAATAATGAATCCATTTGATACGACTTGTATTATAACGCCATATTCCACAGCTTTTAGAAGTCCATCTATTATTATGAGCAGTGGTAATATACAAGTACGCACATTTAATATTTCGGGCAACTTAGCACCTGTCACATTCCAATTTGTCATTTATAAATTATAATCTCAACACTCATGAAATATTATTTTACATTCATTGTCATACTTTTTTTGGTATCCTGCAAATCAGAAACCAAACAAAGTACAGAGAGCGTTGCAAATAGCGATTCAACTAAGGAAGTCTCAAAAACAAAAGCATCTAATTTAGATTTTAGCAGTTTATTTGACAACTACATTTGCGACATCACATCCAGTGAACTCGCAGAGGTATTACAATTGCCAGAATCTAGTATATCTGTTGCAAATAGCTCTTCAGACAATAAATGCAATTTTAAACTTCAAGGATTTGGTAAAGGGTATGAAAATTCAGGAACTCCTTTATCCTTTGGACCAATTCCCAGTTCCAAAAAACATAACAATAAAGTAATTACAAATCACTTAAAAGAAAAAAAAGAAAGACCTCAAGGCATGATCATGGGACGGGATATCATTCTTGCAGATGCTGGAGAAGGTTATATCACTTTACAATTACTGCAAGGCAGAGTGCTCATTTTAAACGAAAATTACGATCCCTATTTTATGATTTCCTACGGAAATAAGAATTCCGTACAAGAAAGAACTAAAGAACAACATGAGCAGCTCACAAAAAAAATAATTGATCTTTCTAATTATCTCATATCAAAACATAAAAAATGAACAACCATGAAAACAAAAATCTCACTGCTCATCCTATTATTTAGTTTAATAGGATTTGCACAAAACGGAATCAATTACAAAGCGGTCATTAAAGATGATCTCGGTAATGTAGTAGCCAATCAAAATATTGACATAAGATTTACAATCTTACAAGGTGCGATTAACTCTTACCAAGAAACTCACGATGTAACGACAGATAGCAATGGAATCATAATTGTAAACATTGGTGAAGGTACATTAGTATCAGGAAATTTCTCAACACTAGTATGGGGAAACGGAGTCTTTTCTTTAAGATCAGAAATAGACCTAGAACAAAATGGCAGCTATGATATTGAAGAAACTACCGCGTTTAAATCTGTCCCATATGCCTTAACCGCAAATAAAGCATTAACCACACAACAAGTAGATTTACCCTACTATGATGAAACCAGTGAATCTGGAGCAGCATTTCACGTACAAAATGATTTTAGCAATGGTCGATACGGAATTGCAGGATCTGTTGGAACAGGCGCGGAAACTCTGCCTAGCAACAATGCTGGAGTTTTTGGACAAGGTGTTGAAGGACATGGTGTATATGGTGTTGCAAAAACAAGCTTTTTCGCGGGTGTACAAGGTGTTTCAGAATCATCAACAGGAGTTGGTGTTCAAGGTTATGGTATTGGAGGAGGTGTTGGTGGTCACTTTTATACAACCTCTAGCGGTCAAGCAGCGTTAACCACTGGCTTAGGAAACGTTGGTATTGGTATTGAAGAACCAGAAATGAAG
It contains:
- a CDS encoding hybrid sensor histidine kinase/response regulator transcription factor, with amino-acid sequence MRHLYIALIINFAVFAQSKTHIIDNDESLNFTAIDQELENQWVSSITQDQDGFIWFATQDGLYKYDGYRFFSYRYDPYDPSSLPANWVRHLSQDKNGTFWLSTQGEGLVRFNQEKNSFKKIKSNTIDGIKSSVVFITLPMSNNALWVIGDNGIYRKPANDTVFKKIKSHFDNVFISETKDRKEIVYIDNVIYEYSINEKKLKPIHEGVSINRLLVNSKNELVYRNEGTVYINNLKNEPRAIDIPEHIWFISNIQNNKCVFVSEKHMYSYDFNTDTLKVLNYDSTKIHSAEINNLYLDSQDIIWIATRTGVFKENKAGNVFLNTIDVHARRIIEDKDKLYIGGIEGLHCYSKIDKTYKTLIAKTPIFSVLKTEDGIWAGDMYGKVYFLDKNHKVSSYPLEKNSNTFLKLYGIVEDRNGFIWVSSWEGIYLLNKKGEILERYKLNTNENNKDLKAIQLHLDKSGNLWVLTIGNGLFVIPKIAEVSGKQRTLDYKQYTHVKGKLNSLNSNVLYEIHEDFNGTIWIGSDFGINKYNLETDNFEILKTRHHDFDKKVMAIKTDSNNLLWISTIRDGIFIYDKEKKSLINLRETDGLNSNACLFTSSHYNGKELYFGTENGIQIINPNNLITPNIDKIPVITNFTVLGEESFKQKASILNNQTIKLNHKQTDISVDFSLHDYRFPEKINYYYILENSHDDWRKASNNRVSYTNLEPGEYNFLIKASYQSEVETPTAKLELIISSPWYKTTLAYILFSTLFISLVYLFLHLRLKQKMTLDRLEIAKEMDRIKSNLFTNISHELRTPLTLISGPIEHQLSKKNLDSEDRKELNLVKQNANRLLNLVNQMLDLSLIDSGQLRLFVEEGNLNMLLNQIVDAFQYKADEKQIRIISQIQNLSKVWYDVDLIEKITSNLLSNAIKYAPENTEILLDANDLDNILVLSIINVNTSISQKDFEKLFQRFYQDNEASEGVGVGLALVKELVNLSKGNITANTLEHDKVQFTVSLPISKNAFNASEIKTETPHIPSIEQLDLKEKIKTDKPLLLIAEDDKDIRTFVVSMFKEDYKIIEAENGKTGIDLALQYIPDIIISDIMMPVQDGIELCNFLKYNELTSHIPIILLTAKVGETNEIVGLKTGADAYITKPFNREKLILRVEKLIENRQKLQLYFSKDFTIHPELPITSTEKDFLKRLKIVLDNKITDPDFTSEAFADAMLMSRTQLHRKLKAIVGMTTSEFLRNQRLKLAIELLKKSDATVSEIAYQVGFNTPSYFIKCFKSMYNCTPSEYISE